AGCGCACCAAGATCGTGGCCACCCTGGGACCGGCCACGGACGACAAGGAGGTGATCCGCGCCCTGGCGGAGGCCGGGGCCGACGTCTTTCGTCTGAACTTCAGCCACGGCGCTCCCGAGGACCACAGGCGCCGGGTGGGCTGGGTGCGGGAGGTGGCGGAGGAGCTCGGCCGAACCCTGGCCGTCCTCCAGGACCTCCAGGGCCCGAAGATCCGTGTGGGCCGTTTCCGGGAGGGGCAGGTCCTCCTCCGCCCGGGGCAGAGGTTCGTCCTCACCGCCGAGCCCGTGGAGGGGGACGAGCACCGCGTTTCCGTGAGCTACAAGGGGCTTCCCGAGGACGTTTCCCCGGGGCAGACCCTCCTTTTGGACGACGGCCGCATCCGGCTCAAGGTCCTGGAGGTCCGGGGCCCGGAGATCCACACGGAGGTGGAGGTGGGCGGGGTCCTCTCCAACAACAAGGGGATCAACATCCCTGGGGCGGACCTCTCCATCCCCGCCCTCTCGGAGAAGGACATCCAGGATCTGGCCCTGGGGGCGGAGCTCGGGGTGGACTGGGTGGCGGTCTCCTTCGTCCGCACGCGGGACGACCTCCTCCTCGCCCGGCACTACCTCTCCCGCTACGGCTCCAAGGCCAGGCTCATGGCCAAGATTGAGAAGCCCTCGGCCGTGGCCCGGTTTGAGGAGATCCTGGAGGAGGCGGACGGGATCATGGTGGCCCGGGGGGACCTCGGGGTGGAGATGCCCCTGGAGGAGGTGCCCATCGTCCAGAAGCGCCTCATCCTCCGGTGCATCGCCGCCGGGAAGCCGGTGATCACCGCCACCCAGATGCTGGAGTCCATGGTGCAGAACCCGAGCCCCACCCGGGCCGAGGCCTCGGACGTGGCCAACGCCATCTTTGACGGGACGGACGCGGTGATGCTCTCCGCGGAGACGGCGGCCGGGGCCTACCCGGTGGAGGCCGTGGCCATGATGGGGAGGATCGCCAAGGCGGTGGAGTCCTCCCCGGAGTTCTTGCAAAAGCTCAACGTCCTCCGCCCCGCCCCCACCCCCACCACCCAGGACGCCATCGCCCAGGCGGCGGACGACGTGGTGGAGGCGGTGGGGGCCCGGGCCATCGTGGTCTTCACGGCCACGGGCAGCTCGGCGCGGAGAATCGCCCGTACCCGGCCCCAGGTGCCCATCCTGGCCCTCACCCCGAACCCCGAGGTGCGGAACCAGCTGGCCTTGGTCTGGGGGGTCTACCCCCATCTCGCCCCCGACCCCCAGGACACCGACGATATGGTCCGCATCGCCCTCAGGGAGGTAAAGGCCCTGGGGCTCGCCCAGGTGGGGGACCGGGTGGTCATCGCCGCCGGGGTGCCCTTCGGGGTCCGGGGGACGACGAACCTCATCCGCGTGGAGCGGGTGGGGTAGCTACCGGGGTAGGGTGAGCCGGTAGCGGAAGGAGCGGGCCTCCATGGGGTCCAGGACCGCCTCGAGGCGGTACCCTTCCGGCAGGAGAACCGCGCCGGGGAAGTCCAGCCGGAATCCCCGGGGAAAGGTTTCGGCGAGGAGCAGGCGGACGGGGTAGGGGTAAGGGTTTTCCAGGCGGGTCTCCACGCGGTAGGTGGCCTCCTTCTCCCCCTGGGAGAGGAGGG
This region of Thermus thermophilus genomic DNA includes:
- the pyk gene encoding pyruvate kinase: MPPFKRTKIVATLGPATDDKEVIRALAEAGADVFRLNFSHGAPEDHRRRVGWVREVAEELGRTLAVLQDLQGPKIRVGRFREGQVLLRPGQRFVLTAEPVEGDEHRVSVSYKGLPEDVSPGQTLLLDDGRIRLKVLEVRGPEIHTEVEVGGVLSNNKGINIPGADLSIPALSEKDIQDLALGAELGVDWVAVSFVRTRDDLLLARHYLSRYGSKARLMAKIEKPSAVARFEEILEEADGIMVARGDLGVEMPLEEVPIVQKRLILRCIAAGKPVITATQMLESMVQNPSPTRAEASDVANAIFDGTDAVMLSAETAAGAYPVEAVAMMGRIAKAVESSPEFLQKLNVLRPAPTPTTQDAIAQAADDVVEAVGARAIVVFTATGSSARRIARTRPQVPILALTPNPEVRNQLALVWGVYPHLAPDPQDTDDMVRIALREVKALGLAQVGDRVVIAAGVPFGVRGTTNLIRVERVG